One genomic region from Sander lucioperca isolate FBNREF2018 chromosome 3, SLUC_FBN_1.2, whole genome shotgun sequence encodes:
- the LOC116054507 gene encoding LOW QUALITY PROTEIN: cell surface A33 antigen-like (The sequence of the model RefSeq protein was modified relative to this genomic sequence to represent the inferred CDS: substituted 1 base at 1 genomic stop codon), with translation MSTSRVTYTDMTKAALAVTESETVTVLSGVGAILVTIPQPVYEVARGKNVTLPCSITFQGTGTPKQTIVTWSATADTPGAQEDDVLTYYSIDKNTDIGTLYEGRVSLDVDAATANANLKLSSTTLDDNKVFKCHALIPSDKTGKTSATTRLVVLVAPSTPICTIQGKAEYGQNINLTCLSAEGSPPPTYSWQSLDVMNKPRVLPPRTTVQGGILSLYNIYKDTSGFFICTSTNKMGSASYNFTLAVMPPSMNVASTAGIIGGVIAALIVLIIVIYCCCCRKKXKDEEYAMG, from the exons AAACTGTGACAGTGCTGTCAGGTGTTGGTGCCATCCTTGTGACCATCCCTCAGCCTGTATATGAGGTTGCCAGGGGTAAGAATGTCACACTGCCCTGCAGCATTACATTCCAAGGTACTGGTACCCCCAAACAAACCATCGTCACATGGTCTGCTACAGCTGACACACCGGGCGCTCAAGAG GATGATGTCCTCACTTATTATTCTATTGATAAAAATACTGACATCGGTACGCTGTATGAAGGCCGGGTGTCCCTGGATGTAGATGCTGCCACGGCAAATGCCAACCTGAAACTGTCCTCCACCACACTAGATGACAACAAGGTGTTTAAGTGCCATGCCCTGATTCCAAGTGACAAAACGGGCAAGACGTCTGCCACTACACGTCTGGTGGTTCTAg TGGCTCCATCTACACCCATCTGTACAATCCAGGGAAAGGCAGAGTATGGCCAGAACATCAACCTGACCTGTTTGTCAGCAGAAGGCTCCCCACCACCCACTTATTCGTGGCAAAGTCTAGATGTCATGAACAAACCTCGTGTTCTACCCCCTAGAACCACCGTCC AGGGAGGCATCCTGTCTCTATACAATATCTACAAGGACACATCAGGATTCTTCATCTGCACCTCAACAAACAAGATGGGCTCTGCTTCCTACAACTTCACCCTCGCAGTAATGCCGC CTTCCATGAACGTTGCCTCCACTGCAGGAATCATTGGTGGAGTAATCGCTGCGTTGATCGTGCTCATCATCGTcatctactgctgctgctgtcggaAGAAATAAAAGGACGAGGAATACGCCATGGGGTAA